AGGGCCGCTCCCACTCAGTGCAGTAAGTGCATCCATGTATTTCTCTTCAACCAGGTAGACTTCCCCCAATGCTGAAAGAATTGAACTTGCCCTCTTCGCAACCTCTTGATCCCCATCATCAACACAGAAGGGTGTGAATCCGGCACCTACTTTAGCAGCAATATTTGTCATCGCCCTTACAACTATAGAATGAGGAGCTGCATCCTTTATTAACTTCAGAGGTATTGCAGCGGCCATAGATATGAGCAGCTTGCCTCTTATGTTTTCCTCTATCTTCCTAACTTCTGGGATTATGTCAACAGGCTTAAGAGTTAAGAATACAACATCTGCCTCCTTCGACGCAGTTTTGTTATCACTCATAACAGATATTCCGTAGCTTTCAAGATGCTTGAGTACAGCTGTATTTCTCCTAGTCACTATAACTTCGAAGCCGGATCTCTTAAGCGGGATTGCTATGGACGACCCTATTGTGCCTCCACCAATTATTGAAATAACAGTCAACTTGTATCTGTAAGTGATTAAGAAGATTTTTATAAACACTTCTTGGAAATTTTGGACTTTTTATTAGAAATCTATAAACTAATTTTTAATAATGTAATTTCTTTGCCTTTATCTTACGTTTTACCAAAACAACCGATTTCTTTGAATAATCCAAACATTCACCATCTAGTCCACAGTATATTTCGCGGGCATCTGGCTTTAGCTTGCGTCCGGTTTTAAAGTCGTGGTTCACAGCATCGAATACATCTTCTGCCGAAAGACCGTTCCAGGAAATAACACCAGCATTAATGTAAATGAAATAGCCACGAATTTCCATAAAGGATCCGCCAGTCTTTATCTCAGTTTCTGAAGTAATCGATCTTAAAATGGCAGATGCGTAACCACCTGTCTTCACAACATCCATAATCCTCTCAGAATAGTCCGGATCTATTCCGTTTTCGTCTTCGAATATAACTTGACCAGGTACTCTCCTGAGGGTCCATCTTATATAGCCAGATTTTCCTAAAATGGTGAGCTGGGCATCAGAATAAACGTATCGAGATATGTTTCTGATAAAGGATCTGATCGCTGATTTATTCATTATTATCTATCCTCTATCTCCGGATTATAAAAAACCATTTTGGTGTTGAGAACGAGACCATATAAATAGTGAACGGAGGCAAAGTCGCAGAAATTCAAGAATGCACTTAATATTCCTCAATCTGCCTATCTAGCATTATTGATGTATAAGAATATTACTAAAATCTGAATATTGATATAAGGTAGTAAATTGTTCGTT
This genomic stretch from Thermoplasma volcanium GSS1 harbors:
- the proC gene encoding pyrroline-5-carboxylate reductase, with amino-acid sequence MFIKIFLITYRYKLTVISIIGGGTIGSSIAIPLKRSGFEVIVTRRNTAVLKHLESYGISVMSDNKTASKEADVVFLTLKPVDIIPEVRKIEENIRGKLLISMAAAIPLKLIKDAAPHSIVVRAMTNIAAKVGAGFTPFCVDDGDQEVAKRASSILSALGEVYLVEEKYMDALTALSGSGPAYILTIIEAMMYGGLKLGLPRDLALKASYQTVMGSAKLLAESGEHPSELKEKVITPGGTTIDGIYELEDARVRTAIMKAIEVSTMKANKISESIKKLEQ